The genomic window GCAACCGACTCGGGTGCCGCTGCCGCGGCCGGGGGCCGGCGAGGCGCTGATCCGGGTCGCGGCGGCCGGGGTCAACCGGCCCGATGTGCTGCAGCGCAAGGGCGGCTACCCGCCGCCGCCGGGCGCGTCGGAACTGCCGGGGCTGGAGGTCGCCGGCACGGTCGTCGCGCTGGGCGCGGGCGACTGCGGCGGGCTCGCGGTCGGCGATGCGGTCTGCGCGCTGGTGGCGGGCGGCGGCTATGCGGACTATTGCGCGGCGCCCGCACCGCAATGCCTGCCGGTGCCGGCCGGCCTGGACATGGTTGCGGCCGCGGCCGTGCCGGAAACGTTTTTCACCGTGTGGACCAACGTGTTCCAGCGCGGCCGTCTGCAGCCGGGCGAGACCCTGCTGGTGCACGGCGGCTCCAGCGGGATCGGCACCACCGCGATCCAGCTCGGCGTGGCGCTCGGCGCGACCGTGGTGGCGACCGCCGGCAGCGCGGAGAAATGCGCCGCCTGCGAACGTCTCGGCGCCCGCGCGGTCAACTATCGCGCGGCGGACTTCGTCGAGGCGGTGCGCGCGCTGACCGGCGGCGACGGCGTCGACGTGATCCTCGACATGGTCGGCGGCGACTACACCGCGCGCAACATCGACCTGCTGCGCCAGGACGGCAGGCTTGTGCAGATCGCCTTCCTGCAGGGCTCGAAGGTGACGATCGACCTCAACCCGATCATGCGCCGGCGGTTGACGCTGACCGGGTCGACCCTGCGCCCGCGCAGCGTCGCCGAGAAGGGTGCCATCGCGGCGGAACTTCATGGCAAGGTATGGCCGCTGCTGGCTGCCGGCACCGTGCGGCCGGTGATCGAGGCGACCTTTCCGTTGGCGCAGGCCGCCGAAGCGCATAAGTTGATGGAGAGCGGTGCCCATATTGGCAAGATCGTGCTGACGGTGTAGGCCATGTCGGCGACACACCCGGAAGTGCCGTCGACCGCCCTTTATCGCAGGCGGTCTGGCCGGCCACGCATTGGACACCTCGACCGGAATTCGACGCCGCGGCCGGTCGGCCGCGCGAAAGGAGCGACTGTATGACTCAGCTGCTGATGCCGAAGGCGACCGCCGTCTGGCTGGTGGAGAACACCGCGCTGACCTTCGACCAGATTGCCGCGTTCACCGGCCTGCACGCGCTGGAGGTCCAGGCGATCGCCGACGGCCAGTCCGCAGTCGGCATGAAGGGATGGGACCCGATCGCCAACGGCCAGCTGACCCAGGCCGAACTCGACCGCTGCGCCGGAGACCCGACCACCCGGCTGAAGATGGCCAAGCGCGACGTGCCGGAACCGGCTGCACGCAGCAAGGGGCCGCGTTACACTCCGATCGCCAAGCGCCAGGACAAGCCGAATGCCGTGGCCTGGCTGCTGCGCCACCATCCGCAGCTGACCGATGCGCAGGTCTCCAAGCTGATCGGCACCACCAAGCCGACCATCCAGGCGATCCGCGACCGCAGCCACTGGAACATCCAGAACATCAAGGCGCAGGACCCGATCCAGCTGGGGCTGTGCACGCAGATGGAACTGCAGGCCGCCCTGGACCGCGCGCCGCGGCGGGCGGCGACCGAGCCGGAACACCTGCCCGGCGAAGGGCCGCAGCCGGTTCTCGACGACGACATCGACAACCAGCCGGCGCTGGACTGACGCCGCCGGCCCGGATCAGTCGGTCTCGGCGGTCTCGTCGACCAGCCGGCGCGGACGCAGGAACCTGCCGATCAGCAGCGGCGCCACGAAGCCGAGCAGGGCGGCGACCCACAGC from Alphaproteobacteria bacterium includes these protein-coding regions:
- a CDS encoding cell cycle transcriptional regulator TrcR, giving the protein MTQLLMPKATAVWLVENTALTFDQIAAFTGLHALEVQAIADGQSAVGMKGWDPIANGQLTQAELDRCAGDPTTRLKMAKRDVPEPAARSKGPRYTPIAKRQDKPNAVAWLLRHHPQLTDAQVSKLIGTTKPTIQAIRDRSHWNIQNIKAQDPIQLGLCTQMELQAALDRAPRRAATEPEHLPGEGPQPVLDDDIDNQPALD
- a CDS encoding NAD(P)H-quinone oxidoreductase, which translates into the protein MEAIAIAQPGGPEVLQPTRVPLPRPGAGEALIRVAAAGVNRPDVLQRKGGYPPPPGASELPGLEVAGTVVALGAGDCGGLAVGDAVCALVAGGGYADYCAAPAPQCLPVPAGLDMVAAAAVPETFFTVWTNVFQRGRLQPGETLLVHGGSSGIGTTAIQLGVALGATVVATAGSAEKCAACERLGARAVNYRAADFVEAVRALTGGDGVDVILDMVGGDYTARNIDLLRQDGRLVQIAFLQGSKVTIDLNPIMRRRLTLTGSTLRPRSVAEKGAIAAELHGKVWPLLAAGTVRPVIEATFPLAQAAEAHKLMESGAHIGKIVLTV